A section of the Paenibacillus aurantius genome encodes:
- a CDS encoding KH domain-containing protein, producing MKDLVTVIAKALVDHPEDVHVKEVEDSQGVVYRLSVNPSDVGKVIGKQGRIAKALRTVVTSAAVKENKRVSVEIDS from the coding sequence ATGAAGGATCTGGTGACCGTTATCGCTAAAGCGTTGGTTGATCATCCCGAAGATGTCCATGTGAAGGAAGTGGAAGACAGCCAAGGTGTTGTGTACCGGCTTTCCGTGAACCCGTCCGATGTGGGCAAGGTGATCGGCAAGCAGGGACGCATCGCCAAGGCACTCCGTACCGTTGTCACCTCGGCAGCGGTGAAGGAAAACAAACGTGTTTCCGTCGAGATTGACTCTTAG
- a CDS encoding YifB family Mg chelatase-like AAA ATPase — translation MFGKVWSACVHGIDAQLIEVEADISSGLPQVNLVGLPDSAVRESAERVRAAIRNCNYTFPMERVTINLAPADVRKEGSSFDLAIAIGLLVSSGQLEAKGFERTLLIGELALDGSLRPVPGILAMVHHAREKGLEKIVLPAANLHEALLVEGLKAYPLSHLNDIRQVSGDLINGINYSQHIINPAPGSISTASSEPDYADVNGQQHVKRAMVIAASGLHNIILVGPPGTGKTMLIRRLPGILPDMPDSEALEVTKIYSVAGKLNGRAELLRRRPFRSPHHTISGGGLIGGGAIPKPGEVSLAHRGVLFLDELPEFSRSVLEVLRQPLEDRSVTIGRARAVFTFPSHFVLAASMNPCPCGYYGAETPSHSCTCSPLKIGNYRSKISGPLLDRIDLHVEVPRMDYASLTSKEANLSSAAMKEQVEKAHAIQARRFHNTGIRFNGELSGSSLRRHCALKPESEDLLRLTFDALGLSVRSHDRILKIARTIADLSGSRDIETEHLAEAIQYRSLDKKQEG, via the coding sequence TTGTTTGGCAAAGTATGGAGTGCATGCGTCCATGGAATCGACGCACAGTTAATTGAAGTAGAGGCGGATATCAGCAGCGGACTCCCCCAAGTTAATTTGGTGGGGCTACCTGACTCCGCCGTAAGGGAATCGGCGGAGCGGGTGCGGGCTGCTATCCGCAATTGCAACTATACCTTTCCGATGGAACGGGTCACGATTAACCTCGCTCCTGCGGATGTCCGCAAGGAAGGGTCTTCCTTCGACTTGGCCATCGCCATCGGTCTTCTTGTTTCGAGCGGGCAGCTGGAGGCGAAAGGCTTCGAGCGGACCCTGCTTATCGGAGAGCTAGCTCTGGACGGATCTCTTCGTCCCGTTCCCGGCATTCTGGCTATGGTCCACCATGCCCGGGAAAAAGGTTTGGAGAAGATCGTCCTCCCCGCAGCTAACTTGCACGAGGCGCTGCTCGTAGAAGGCCTCAAAGCTTACCCCTTATCCCATCTGAACGACATTCGACAGGTTTCGGGGGATTTGATTAACGGGATTAATTATTCACAGCATATAATAAATCCTGCTCCGGGTTCGATCTCAACCGCTTCGTCCGAACCCGATTATGCCGATGTTAATGGCCAGCAGCATGTGAAGAGAGCCATGGTCATTGCCGCCTCCGGCCTTCACAACATCATTCTCGTGGGTCCACCCGGCACCGGCAAAACGATGCTCATCCGGCGGCTCCCGGGCATTCTTCCGGACATGCCCGACTCCGAAGCCCTGGAGGTAACCAAGATTTACAGCGTAGCCGGGAAGCTGAACGGGCGGGCGGAGCTTTTACGCCGGCGGCCCTTTCGCTCCCCTCATCATACCATCTCCGGCGGGGGCTTGATTGGAGGCGGAGCCATCCCCAAACCGGGTGAGGTCAGCCTCGCCCATCGGGGTGTGCTGTTTCTCGACGAGCTTCCCGAATTCTCGCGCAGCGTTCTGGAGGTGCTGCGGCAGCCTCTGGAAGACAGGAGCGTAACCATCGGACGGGCACGCGCCGTCTTCACTTTCCCGTCCCATTTCGTCCTGGCGGCCTCCATGAATCCATGCCCTTGCGGTTATTACGGTGCGGAGACCCCCTCCCACTCGTGCACCTGTTCGCCGCTCAAAATCGGAAATTACCGGTCCAAAATATCCGGGCCCTTGCTTGACCGCATCGACCTTCATGTGGAGGTTCCCCGAATGGATTATGCCTCCTTGACCTCCAAGGAAGCCAATCTTTCCTCTGCCGCCATGAAAGAACAGGTGGAGAAAGCACATGCCATCCAGGCCCGCCGGTTCCATAATACCGGGATTCGCTTCAATGGGGAATTATCGGGCAGCTCGCTTCGCCGGCATTGCGCCTTAAAACCCGAAAGCGAAGATCTGCTTCGCCTCACCTTCGACGCTCTGGGGCTCAGTGTCCGGTCCCACGACCGGATTCTCAAAATCGCCCGCACCATCGCTGACCTGTCCGGATCCCGGGACATCGAGACCGAGCATCTGGCCGAAGCGATCCAGTACCGCAGCCTGGACAAGAAGCAAGAAGGTTAG
- the trmD gene encoding tRNA (guanosine(37)-N1)-methyltransferase TrmD — MRIDVLTLFPEMFEGVFGASILGKAREKGIVSLATVNFREYSTNKHNTVDDYPYGGGGGMVLKPEPVFAAVEDLMREGEPKPRVILLCPQGETFSQSKAEELSREEHLVFICGHYEGYDERIREHLVTDELSIGDYVLTGGELPAMVMIDSVVRLLPGVLGNELSAVTDSFSTGLLEYPHYTRPAKFRDWEVPEVLISGHHGNIEAWRRRQSLERTFRRRPDLLERMELTPADRRFLEELQKNEAET; from the coding sequence ATGAGAATCGATGTGCTGACCCTGTTTCCGGAAATGTTCGAGGGCGTCTTCGGCGCCAGCATTCTGGGCAAGGCCCGGGAGAAGGGAATCGTTTCCTTGGCCACGGTCAACTTCCGTGAATATTCGACCAACAAACACAATACGGTGGACGATTATCCGTATGGGGGAGGCGGAGGGATGGTGCTTAAGCCCGAACCCGTCTTCGCGGCGGTGGAGGACTTGATGCGGGAAGGAGAGCCCAAGCCCCGGGTTATCCTATTATGCCCGCAAGGCGAGACCTTCTCCCAATCCAAGGCGGAGGAGCTTTCCCGGGAGGAGCACCTGGTGTTCATCTGCGGCCACTATGAGGGCTATGATGAACGCATTCGCGAGCACTTGGTTACGGACGAGCTGTCCATCGGTGATTATGTCCTGACGGGAGGAGAACTTCCGGCTATGGTCATGATCGACAGCGTGGTCCGTCTGCTTCCCGGTGTCCTCGGCAACGAGCTGTCCGCCGTTACGGACTCCTTCAGCACGGGATTGCTGGAATATCCTCACTACACCAGACCCGCCAAATTCCGCGACTGGGAGGTGCCCGAGGTGCTCATATCCGGCCATCACGGCAATATCGAAGCTTGGCGCCGCCGGCAATCGCTGGAACGGACCTTCCGGCGCAGGCCCGACCTTCTGGAGCGGATGGAGCTTACCCCAGCCGATCGACGCTTCCTGGAGGAACTCCAAAAGAATGAGGCGGAAACCTAG
- a CDS encoding ribonuclease HII encodes MLQYEQDLWKMNYTRIAGIDEVGRGCLFGDVVAAAVILPCGLIIEEVNDSKKLTAKKREELYAQIMDQALAVGIGMVDCATIDSINIKQAARLAMKQALERLTIRPDYLLVDAEKVDTSIRQLAIVHGDTVSQSIAAASIVAKVTRDRMCEQWDKQYPEYGLAKHKGYATKHHRAKLRELGPSPLHRKSFLGKLLQEEKEQLTFDL; translated from the coding sequence ATGCTGCAATACGAGCAGGATTTATGGAAAATGAATTATACCCGGATAGCGGGAATTGATGAGGTCGGGCGGGGTTGTTTGTTCGGCGATGTGGTGGCGGCGGCGGTCATTCTGCCCTGCGGCCTGATTATAGAAGAGGTCAATGATTCGAAGAAGCTGACCGCCAAGAAGAGGGAGGAGCTGTATGCCCAAATCATGGACCAAGCGTTGGCGGTTGGGATCGGAATGGTTGACTGTGCGACCATCGATTCCATCAATATCAAACAGGCCGCACGGCTTGCGATGAAGCAGGCCTTGGAGAGGTTGACGATTCGTCCGGATTATTTGCTGGTGGACGCCGAGAAGGTGGACACCTCGATCCGGCAGCTGGCCATCGTTCACGGGGACACGGTCAGCCAGTCCATAGCCGCCGCCTCTATCGTCGCGAAGGTGACCCGGGACCGGATGTGCGAGCAATGGGACAAGCAGTACCCCGAGTACGGGCTGGCCAAGCATAAAGGATATGCCACCAAGCATCACCGGGCCAAATTAAGGGAATTGGGACCTAGTCCGTTACATAGAAAAAGCTTTCTCGGCAAGCTGCTTCAAGAAGAGAAGGAACAGCTGACATTTGATCTGTGA
- the ylqF gene encoding ribosome biogenesis GTPase YlqF yields the protein MTIQWFPGHMTRARRQIEEKLKLIDVVIELLDARIPLSSRNPMIDEILQGKPRLVLLNKFDLADPQTTQAWVAYFKRKGLDALPIDAVTGNQMKEIVPRSQALLKEKIERQLRKGIQPRAVRALIVGIPNVGKSTLINRLAGRKVAATGDKPGVTKGQQWIKAGSELELLDTPGILWPKFEDPGVGLRLAATGAIRDEVLPWEEVAFFAVKYMVQYYEEALKERFSLDVEGIDLENPQEVVEVMEAIGRKRGCLQSGGRVDLEKASTLILRDLRAGKMGRISLEHPDDGVDLSVER from the coding sequence TTGACGATTCAATGGTTTCCGGGCCATATGACGAGGGCCAGAAGGCAGATTGAAGAGAAATTGAAGCTGATCGATGTCGTGATCGAGCTGTTGGATGCGCGCATCCCGCTATCGAGCCGCAATCCGATGATCGATGAGATTCTGCAGGGGAAGCCGCGGCTCGTTCTTTTGAATAAATTCGATTTGGCCGACCCTCAAACGACTCAGGCTTGGGTGGCTTATTTTAAAAGGAAAGGTCTCGACGCCCTGCCGATCGATGCGGTAACGGGTAACCAGATGAAAGAGATTGTTCCCCGCAGCCAAGCCCTCTTGAAGGAAAAAATCGAGCGGCAGCTTCGCAAAGGCATCCAGCCGCGTGCGGTGCGGGCCTTGATCGTGGGGATTCCTAACGTCGGCAAATCGACCCTCATTAACCGTCTGGCAGGACGTAAGGTAGCCGCGACCGGGGACAAGCCCGGCGTTACCAAGGGGCAGCAGTGGATCAAGGCGGGATCGGAGCTCGAGCTGCTCGACACGCCCGGTATCCTCTGGCCGAAATTTGAGGATCCGGGCGTGGGCCTTCGGCTTGCCGCGACCGGGGCCATCCGGGATGAAGTGCTGCCCTGGGAGGAAGTCGCCTTTTTCGCCGTGAAATATATGGTGCAGTATTACGAAGAAGCGTTGAAGGAACGCTTCTCCCTGGACGTGGAAGGAATCGACCTGGAGAATCCGCAAGAAGTCGTAGAGGTCATGGAAGCGATCGGACGCAAGCGGGGATGCCTGCAGAGCGGCGGACGAGTCGATCTGGAGAAGGCGTCCACCCTGATTCTTCGCGATCTTCGGGCCGGCAAAATGGGCCGGATTTCCTTGGAGCATCCCGACGACGGAGTGGATTTGTCGGTAGAACGCTGA
- the ftsY gene encoding signal recognition particle-docking protein FtsY → MSFFKKLKESITGKTEAVTKKFTEGLTKTRTAFVERVEDLIIRRKKIDEEFYEELEEILIGADVGVNTVMKLIDELRVEVRKRRIENADELQPVLSEKLVGLLRSDEDNGLKLAPSGLTVILFVGVNGVGKTTTIGKMAHRFKQEGKKVLLAAGDTFRAGAIEQLEVWGQRVGVDVIKQQAGSDPAAVMYDAVQAAKTRGADILLCDTAGRLQNKVNLMEELNKIYRVIKREVPDAPHEVLLVLDATTGQNALSQAKLFGDKTGLTGLVLTKLDGTAKGGIVIAIRQEVGIPVKFVGLGEKMDDLQEFDSEQFVHALFAGLVTEEAADTP, encoded by the coding sequence ATGAGCTTTTTCAAAAAACTTAAAGAGAGCATCACCGGCAAAACCGAGGCCGTCACCAAGAAGTTTACCGAAGGCCTGACCAAGACGCGGACCGCCTTCGTGGAACGGGTCGAAGACCTCATCATTCGCCGCAAAAAAATCGACGAGGAGTTCTACGAGGAGCTCGAGGAAATCCTAATCGGCGCCGACGTAGGCGTCAATACGGTCATGAAGCTGATCGACGAGCTGCGGGTGGAAGTCCGCAAGCGGCGCATCGAGAACGCAGACGAACTTCAGCCGGTCCTGTCGGAGAAGCTGGTCGGCCTGCTTCGCTCCGATGAGGACAACGGCCTGAAGCTCGCTCCGAGCGGGCTGACCGTCATCCTGTTTGTCGGGGTCAACGGCGTCGGCAAGACCACCACTATCGGCAAGATGGCGCACCGCTTCAAGCAGGAGGGCAAAAAGGTGCTCCTGGCGGCGGGCGATACGTTCCGCGCGGGTGCCATCGAGCAGCTGGAGGTGTGGGGCCAGCGTGTAGGCGTCGACGTCATCAAGCAGCAGGCGGGCTCTGATCCTGCAGCGGTCATGTACGACGCCGTGCAGGCCGCCAAAACGCGCGGAGCCGACATTCTGCTCTGCGACACGGCCGGGCGGCTTCAGAACAAGGTCAACCTCATGGAGGAGCTGAACAAAATTTACCGCGTCATCAAGCGGGAAGTGCCGGATGCTCCCCACGAGGTGCTCCTGGTGCTGGATGCCACCACCGGCCAGAACGCGCTCAGCCAAGCGAAGCTGTTCGGCGACAAGACGGGCTTGACCGGTCTCGTGCTGACGAAGCTCGACGGAACGGCCAAGGGAGGGATCGTTATTGCGATCCGCCAGGAAGTGGGCATTCCCGTCAAGTTCGTCGGCCTCGGCGAGAAAATGGACGACCTGCAGGAGTTCGACTCCGAACAGTTCGTGCATGCCCTGTTCGCTGGACTGGTAACCGAGGAAGCCGCCGATACGCCGTAA
- the rimM gene encoding ribosome maturation factor RimM (Essential for efficient processing of 16S rRNA): MSGKLYNVGKIVNTHGIRGELKIVPQTDFPEVRFAKGSELVLLHPERDETLTVKVESGRPQKNVYLVKFAGMTDINEVEKYRNWLVKVKEEHLVELEEGEYYHHEIIGCRVITDEGEELGTITEILSPGANDVWVVSRPKGKQVLIPVIDDVLLNVDVPGKTVTVSLLEGLL, from the coding sequence ATGAGCGGCAAGCTTTATAACGTAGGTAAGATTGTGAATACCCACGGCATCCGGGGCGAGCTGAAAATCGTCCCCCAAACGGACTTTCCCGAAGTCCGGTTCGCCAAGGGCAGCGAGCTGGTGCTGCTGCATCCGGAGCGCGACGAAACCTTGACGGTAAAGGTGGAATCCGGACGTCCGCAGAAAAACGTATACTTGGTTAAATTTGCGGGCATGACTGATATCAATGAAGTGGAGAAGTACCGAAACTGGCTCGTGAAGGTCAAGGAAGAGCACCTCGTCGAGCTCGAAGAGGGCGAGTACTATCACCACGAGATCATCGGCTGCCGTGTGATCACGGATGAAGGGGAGGAGCTCGGAACGATTACCGAGATTCTGTCGCCCGGAGCGAACGATGTCTGGGTGGTCAGCCGGCCGAAAGGCAAGCAGGTGCTCATTCCGGTCATCGATGATGTTCTGCTGAATGTGGATGTTCCCGGCAAGACCGTAACCGTATCCCTGCTGGAGGGCCTGCTGTAG
- a CDS encoding putative DNA-binding protein codes for MEQNALAKTTRVNLLYDFYAPLLTEKQRTFLSCYFHDDLSLGEIASEFEISRQAVYEHIKRAEATLEEYENKLQLWEKHVQRKALLGQLKEAALSVQDGSAERLAQWIKQLEDIE; via the coding sequence ATGGAACAGAATGCACTGGCCAAAACAACCAGGGTTAACCTGCTTTACGATTTCTACGCTCCACTCTTAACGGAGAAGCAGAGAACCTTTCTGTCCTGCTATTTTCACGATGACCTGTCCCTCGGAGAAATCGCTTCGGAATTTGAGATCTCCCGGCAGGCGGTATACGAGCACATCAAGCGGGCGGAAGCCACACTTGAGGAGTACGAGAACAAGCTTCAGCTTTGGGAGAAGCATGTACAGCGCAAGGCCCTGCTCGGGCAGCTGAAGGAAGCGGCCCTGTCTGTCCAGGACGGCTCGGCCGAAAGATTGGCTCAATGGATTAAACAGCTGGAAGATATAGAATAA
- the rplS gene encoding 50S ribosomal protein L19, protein MNLIQEITKEQLRQDLPKFRPGDTVKVYVKVIEGTRERIQLFEGVVIKRRGGGISETFTVRKISYGVGVERTFPLHTPKIDKLEVARRGKVRRAKLYYLRNLRGKAARIQEIR, encoded by the coding sequence ATGAATTTGATTCAGGAGATTACGAAAGAACAATTGCGCCAAGATCTTCCTAAGTTTCGCCCTGGCGACACGGTGAAGGTTTACGTAAAAGTTATCGAGGGTACCCGCGAGCGGATTCAGCTGTTCGAAGGCGTTGTAATTAAGCGTCGCGGCGGCGGAATCAGCGAAACGTTTACCGTTCGTAAAATTTCTTACGGCGTGGGCGTGGAAAGAACTTTCCCGCTGCATACACCTAAGATCGACAAATTGGAAGTGGCTCGCCGTGGTAAAGTTCGCCGTGCGAAACTCTACTATCTGCGTAACCTGCGCGGTAAAGCAGCGAGAATTCAAGAAATTCGATAA
- a CDS encoding YraN family protein, which translates to MKAAKPGSRREVGQKGEDLAAQFFTDKGSRVIRRNWRCRSGELDLIVEEEGILVFVEVRTRRATGRFGTPQESVDYRKQRQVRETAQVYLHQTGGHDRQIRFDLVSVMLDLKGDVLEIQHLPFAF; encoded by the coding sequence ATGAAGGCGGCCAAGCCGGGAAGCCGAAGAGAAGTGGGGCAAAAGGGAGAAGACCTGGCCGCTCAATTCTTCACCGACAAGGGAAGCCGGGTAATCCGACGCAATTGGAGATGCCGGTCAGGCGAACTGGATTTGATTGTGGAGGAGGAAGGTATCCTCGTTTTTGTCGAAGTGCGGACCCGGCGGGCAACCGGGCGGTTTGGGACCCCGCAGGAATCCGTTGATTACCGCAAGCAGCGGCAGGTAAGAGAGACCGCTCAAGTCTATCTGCATCAGACGGGAGGCCACGACCGCCAAATCCGTTTCGATCTGGTGTCGGTTATGCTTGATTTAAAGGGGGACGTCCTGGAGATCCAGCATCTGCCGTTTGCCTTCTAA
- the lepB gene encoding signal peptidase I: protein MWAVEDGQVQQPDAVKSEIWEWAKALIIAGALVLLIRFFVFAPFIVEGPSMEPNFYTGERLIVNKIIYTIRKPHRGEVVVFHAPQEKDYIKRVIALPGETIKIEKGKVYINNEELKEPYIQEAIDKYFKENNADYNANYKEMTIPDGEIFVMGDNRVNSTDSRMIGPVAYEKIIGRADIIFWPLSKLQLIKHDY from the coding sequence GTGTGGGCAGTGGAAGATGGGCAGGTTCAACAGCCGGATGCAGTAAAAAGCGAAATATGGGAATGGGCCAAAGCCCTTATCATTGCGGGAGCTTTGGTGTTGTTGATCCGTTTTTTTGTGTTTGCCCCCTTTATCGTCGAAGGACCGTCCATGGAACCTAACTTCTACACGGGAGAACGGCTCATCGTTAACAAAATCATCTACACCATCCGGAAGCCCCACCGGGGAGAAGTGGTCGTGTTCCACGCCCCGCAGGAGAAGGATTACATAAAACGGGTCATCGCGCTGCCCGGCGAAACGATCAAGATCGAGAAGGGCAAAGTCTACATCAACAACGAGGAATTAAAGGAGCCTTATATCCAAGAGGCGATTGATAAATATTTTAAGGAGAACAACGCCGACTATAACGCGAACTATAAGGAAATGACTATTCCGGACGGGGAAATCTTCGTGATGGGAGACAACCGCGTGAACAGTACGGACAGCCGGATGATCGGACCCGTTGCCTATGAGAAAATCATCGGGCGTGCGGATATTATCTTCTGGCCGCTCTCCAAGCTGCAGCTAATCAAGCACGACTACTAG
- a CDS encoding EscU/YscU/HrcU family type III secretion system export apparatus switch protein, which produces MKPSKTNLKQAVALRYSPGTKQAPTVTAKGKGQVAEAILKKAREHGVPIQEDPSLVEVLSKLEINQEIPPELYQLVAEILSFVYRSDQRAKGGPS; this is translated from the coding sequence ATGAAGCCATCCAAAACGAACCTTAAACAAGCGGTGGCTCTCCGGTATTCTCCCGGTACCAAACAAGCCCCGACCGTGACGGCCAAGGGGAAAGGGCAAGTAGCGGAAGCCATTCTGAAGAAAGCGCGGGAGCATGGCGTTCCGATCCAGGAAGATCCGTCCCTGGTGGAGGTGCTCTCCAAGCTGGAAATTAACCAGGAGATTCCCCCTGAGCTGTATCAGCTTGTGGCCGAAATTTTAAGCTTTGTCTACCGTTCGGATCAGAGAGCCAAGGGAGGTCCATCATGA
- the ffh gene encoding signal recognition particle protein encodes MAFEGLASRLQNVFGKLRGKGKLSEEDVNEALREVRLALLEADVNFKVVKEFVAKVKEQAIGQDVMKSFTPGMVVVDIVNKELTALMGGTQSKLAKANKPPTVIMMVGLQGAGKTTTTGKLAKLLQKQNARPLLVACDVYRPAAIKQLQVLGEQIKAPVFSLGDQVSPVEIARKGMQQAKDNHNDYVIIDTAGRLHVDEELMDELKNIREAVKPDEILLVVDAMTGQDAVNVAESFHKQMELTGVVLTKLDGDTRGGAALSVKAVTGCPIKFAAMGEKVDALEPFFPDRMASRILGMGDMLTLIEKAQSNIDADKAKEMERKLRNAEFTFEDFLEQMDQVKKLGPLDQILEMLPGMNKMKGMKDLKVDDKQMGHIEAIVKSMTVQEKRQPEIINASRRKRIANGSGTSIQEVNRLIKQFDDMRKMMKQFSGMMGPKGPKGPLGKLGKGFKFPFG; translated from the coding sequence ATGGCATTCGAAGGTTTGGCCAGCCGGCTGCAGAATGTATTCGGCAAGCTGAGAGGAAAAGGGAAGCTTTCGGAAGAAGACGTCAATGAAGCCCTGCGCGAGGTTCGCCTGGCCCTTCTGGAAGCGGACGTCAACTTCAAAGTCGTCAAAGAATTTGTTGCCAAGGTCAAGGAACAGGCGATCGGCCAGGATGTGATGAAGAGCTTCACCCCCGGCATGGTGGTCGTGGACATCGTCAACAAGGAGCTCACCGCTCTTATGGGCGGGACGCAGAGCAAGCTGGCGAAGGCCAACAAGCCGCCTACCGTGATCATGATGGTCGGTCTTCAAGGGGCCGGTAAGACCACCACTACCGGTAAGTTAGCAAAGCTGCTGCAGAAGCAGAATGCGCGCCCTCTGCTTGTCGCCTGCGACGTTTACCGGCCGGCTGCGATCAAGCAGCTGCAGGTGCTGGGCGAGCAGATCAAAGCCCCGGTGTTCTCTCTTGGAGACCAGGTAAGCCCCGTAGAGATCGCCCGTAAGGGCATGCAGCAGGCGAAGGACAACCATAACGATTACGTCATTATCGATACCGCGGGCCGGCTCCATGTCGACGAGGAACTGATGGACGAGCTGAAGAACATCCGGGAAGCCGTCAAGCCGGATGAGATTCTCCTGGTCGTGGACGCCATGACCGGACAGGACGCCGTGAACGTGGCGGAAAGCTTCCACAAGCAGATGGAGCTGACCGGTGTTGTTCTGACGAAGCTCGACGGGGACACCCGCGGCGGTGCGGCCTTGTCGGTCAAAGCTGTGACCGGCTGCCCGATCAAGTTCGCGGCGATGGGCGAGAAGGTGGATGCGCTGGAGCCGTTCTTCCCGGACCGGATGGCGTCCCGGATTCTCGGGATGGGGGATATGCTTACCCTGATCGAGAAGGCCCAGTCGAACATCGATGCCGACAAGGCGAAGGAAATGGAGCGCAAGCTCCGCAACGCCGAGTTCACGTTCGAGGACTTCCTCGAACAGATGGATCAGGTCAAGAAGCTGGGTCCCCTGGACCAGATTCTCGAGATGCTCCCCGGCATGAACAAGATGAAGGGCATGAAGGATCTGAAGGTCGACGACAAACAGATGGGGCACATCGAAGCCATCGTGAAGTCGATGACTGTTCAGGAGAAGCGCCAGCCTGAGATCATCAACGCGAGCCGCCGCAAGCGGATCGCGAACGGAAGCGGGACCAGCATCCAGGAAGTGAACCGGCTCATCAAGCAGTTCGATGATATGCGCAAGATGATGAAGCAGTTCTCCGGCATGATGGGACCGAAGGGCCCCAAAGGCCCGCTCGGCAAGCTGGGCAAAGGTTTTAAATTCCCGTTCGGTTAA
- the rpsP gene encoding 30S ribosomal protein S16 — protein MAVRIRLKRMGAHKAPFYRVVVSDSRSPRDGRFIEEIGTYNPLTQPAAVNIDEEKALKWLQTGAQASDTVRNLFSKAGIMTKFHESKLQK, from the coding sequence ATGGCAGTACGTATTCGCTTGAAGCGCATGGGTGCTCACAAGGCTCCCTTTTACCGTGTGGTCGTTTCGGATTCCCGTTCCCCCCGGGACGGACGTTTTATCGAAGAAATCGGTACTTACAACCCGCTGACTCAACCGGCGGCTGTAAACATCGACGAAGAGAAAGCGTTGAAATGGCTTCAAACCGGTGCACAAGCTTCGGACACGGTTCGCAACCTGTTCAGCAAAGCCGGCATCATGACCAAATTCCACGAATCCAAGCTCCAGAAGTAA